The Jaculus jaculus isolate mJacJac1 chromosome 1, mJacJac1.mat.Y.cur, whole genome shotgun sequence nucleotide sequence gaCTAAATATATGACAAAGCTGAAAGGCTTAATTTTGGTTTATGGTTTGAAGATGCAGTCTATGATAGTGGTATGAATATTTCCTGGCTGACATTTAGAACATGTGTCTGCTTACCCACGTCTGAGAGGATCAGGTGTCAGAGAAGGGACTGTCGTAATCATATGACTTTTCATTCAGCTCAAAACCCCAGTCCATTAGATGGTGTTGTCCTTGTTGAGGGGATGTCAATCCTTTCTGAAAACACTCTCACAGCTACTCCTAAAGGTGTGCCTTACTTAATGCTCTAGGTAATTCTTAATCTAATAAACTGACCATGGAAATTAACCATCATGCACCCATTGATGAATACAGATTTGAATTTTAATGACGTCCAGggcatttatgtttttctttttctttgtgtgttgtATCTATAACATTGTTGCCAAATCCAAAATCATGATGTTATATCCTTATGCCTTCTAATGATTTTATGATTTTAACTGGAATTTGTTGATCTTGAATAAATTTTAAGTTCATTGTGTATATGATATAAGGTAGTGAtcaatttcattcttttacaCATTAATTGCCACTTGTCCTTAACCCATTTGTTGAAAAGAGTATTCTTTTCCTATCAAATGAACTTTATATACTTGTCAAAAATGCAGTAGCCTAGAGTgcacaaattctttttttctgtacaGTTTATTCTGTTGCACTGGtttctctactttttaaaattgttatttttttatttgagagagaaagagatagagagaatgggggcaccagggcctttagccactgcaaacaaaccccagatgcatgtgttaccatgtgcatatggtttacatgggtcctggggagttaaacctgagcccttaggcttcacagacaagtgccttaactgctaaaccatctctcctgccctattaCTCTACTGTTGATCTGTTTCATAATGCTATGATTTCGTTGGCTTCataataaattatgaaattgGAAAGTGTGAGCCAGCAtactttgttctttgttttaataATATGTGTCTAGTAAATGGCCCTTGAACTTTAACATAAACTATTGTATTGGATTTTCTGTTTTGGCAGATAgcatgttggaattttgatgaaggGTTCATAAGTTATAGTTTACAATGAAATGTATTGTCACTTTGcaatattaatttttccaatTCATAAACAGAGAATATCTTTCCATTTACTTAGATCATTTCTTGCAGTTATTTAAATGCTTGTTCAAATTTATGGCTGGGTATTGTTTATGTAGCTTCTGCTATAGGTGGAATAATTTCCTTAATTTTCTTCTTGGATTATTTATCAGTAATATACAGAAATGGCAGATAGGAGAGGGTCTTAGCTAATATAGTTTGTACATTTTTAGGGATTTTCATGCATAGGATCAATCATTGCTATCgttctatttcttcctttccaatgatgtgtttttatttatttatttatttatttatttatttatttatttattgcttatttgttttggttAAAGCTTCTGGTACAAGTTTGAATAGAAATGGTGAAAGTGAGAATGCCTGATCTTACATAAGAGGTTTTTATCCTTTCAGTTTTTGTATAACATTAGCCAcgggttattttttaaaaataatatttttatttatttatttgcaatcagagagacacagaaacagaaagagagagagagatagaaaattcatacatcacagcctctagccactgcaaacaaactccagatggatgagccactttgtgtgcatctggttttacatgagtacagagtgtcttgaacctgggtcattaggctttgcagacaagtgcctcaacgactgagccatctctccagcccagccatgtgTTTTAATAAATGTTCTTTATAGTTTACGGTGTTCACTTGTATTCCTCACTTACTGAGTGATTTTTATCGTGAAGGGAAATAGTCAAATATTTATCTGAGGTGAATCTGATGACTGTGTTTCTTTTCATTATATTATAatcatatcatattatattatattatagtttGGCAACAATACAAACAAAACTCAAACACAATATTGTAAGTGACAAGTACAAAGCAAATGTGTTCATACACCACTAGTCTAGTTAAGGCTATTATTGCAATTCAAAATTATATGGACAAAATGGTTTAGTGTTTTCCAAGTACACTGGGTAGAGAAGGGCTtggtcacaaagaaaaaaaaatttttctaattatttttatttttcaaggtagggtctcactctagcctaggctgacctggaattcactatggagtctcagggtggcctagaacttatggcaatcctcctacctctgcctcctgagtgctgggattaaaggcatgcccaccacgcccggcaagaagaATATTTCTTACAGGTGATCATGGTAGTGCTAACATGAAGGGACATTTGATCAAAAATTTAAGGTATATATGAAAGTTTATATATTGCTATTTATAAGTTACATATGTATTAGAATAGAAAAATGTAACAAGTTATAAAAATGTGGACACACTCATATCCAGGTTGGTCCCAGCAGGTAGTTTAATTGCTTCATGCTTAGGAATGAGAACCTGCAGATGCCCTCTTGGGGAGCATCCCCAGAGAGCTCAGTACCTCCATAATTCCCTGCCAGTTCATGTGTGACGCCCTTTGAAGTCCAACATGAAACCAGGTGGCTTGTTTTCAAAGGAACAGACTGTGTGCTGGGCTCCTCCAGCCACCATTTACTTATCTGAATGTTACTGTTTGCTATGCATGCAAAGTGTCTTCTGAACTGAAGATTTGCAAGAACGACATCCAAGATAAAAACTGAATTGAGTGATCTCAAAGTAGGAACCCATTAGCAGGTTGCTTTGTGTGTTTTCCTTTACTTAATATTTATAGACACACTCTATGGGTTGCCTGAGAGAAGAAAGTTTATAATGTTTACTTCTATAAATGAGGAGGAAGTAAGAGAGTCCTGCAAGGACATAGACAGAATGCATGGTAATCTCATAGCCTGCGGATGTTGAGTGTCTTTTCCTGTCTTCTTTACCATATAAACCCCTTAATCATTTCATTATCACCCACCAGAGAGACCCTATAGCAGTATTTATGCATTACTCAATGGAAGAATTTCCCATTTCAAACTTACTATTAAGAATTGATTGCCACTCTTGTTCAAGGAGCAAGGTAAGTTTCTATATATAATGTACACTTTTAGTGAAAAGTGCAGGTGATACAGAAGTATAGTAACAGAACTGTTGGGAGTCATTTGAGCATAGGGTTAGAGGTTTCATCACTTACAAAACACTAAgagttattttataaatattaaaatactatcACTAGAGAGTGTAAGATGTGTGAAACAACATTATGTTGCTTTCATAAATACTGACTAAAATAGTACAGATGGGCTATGACCTATTAGATAGCAATTTAAATTTGTTCACTACCTACTGGCCTGTCATGGAAagttaaaagtaataaaattgaaAGGGACACCTTTAAACTAAAAAGGCTTATCTAACTAAGTAGACATAAAACTGAACTCCCTTTTAGCAGATGTTCCCAAATCACATAATTTCATCCTTAGTATTGGTAGAATTATTCATGAAGACCACAATATGACTAAAAGCAAAGGTTTTAGATTAGGAGAAAATTGGGCTTAAATAGTGAATTCTGACTCTTCATACTATGGATGTTTAGAATAGAACATGACTTCACAAATAATCAGTTGTCTTTATGGTAAATAGGAATTAATAATACCTGTCTGTATATATATTCTCTTATTACATATTATgtctatatatatgtctatatatattatatatatatacatatatatatatatacacacacatatattctcttACTCAGAGCCAAATGCATACATATTCATAACTCTTGCTCTAACTTGTAGAGCCCAGTATATTCTAAAGGGGATCACATGTGCCAAGGTTGGCATAAAGCCCTCATAGTAAACTTGTGAAAGTGTTACAAGAAGGATAATAAGAACTCATAGTTGGTAGAGGATGAATATATTTCTAGAGGCTTAAGATGCATATTAAAAGATTCAGAAATACTGTTGCTACAGTTATACAACTGTGCTACATGAACAGTAATTTACTCATTTCAAAAATAGATTTCCTcacttaatcctcacaacaatCTCAAGGTTGGACagtgtatcatttttattttgtacaggaagaaaatatgatataGGGAAGTTAGTTTAGGGCCAGTGGTTCTCAGTTGCAAATGGAAAGCTGGCACACAATTCTTCCCAGAACCAAAATTCTTTACAATGTTCCTTCCTCTGCTGTGAGCATCTCCAGTGGTTCTCAAAGCCCTTCTGCTCTGGAATCTCTCCATATCTACCATGCATGTACTAGTGAGCAGTACTGTCCTTAGATCACTGGGAAACCCCAAACACTGAGGTTGTACAACTTAAACAATGAATAATTGTGGACTGAAACTTGCTTTAAGTTTATGTTGCACTATTAATTTTGTTAACTATTTTGTCTGGGACCAAAGCCTGAGTTTCTGATTAATATTTTTGTAACTATAAATATATTACTCAGGCTTTGGTATCTTATAATCTAAATGTATAGTTAATAGaaataaatgtatgaaatttAAAAGTATAGTTATCCAAATTTACTGAGAGACCAGGTATTGTGGATGTTAATCTGTCTGGAGAACAGTCCCTGTACATCACACATGGAGACATATATAAATGTAGGGGGACAGGAAAAGGTGAACTAGTTGATGTATTCATTTCAGAAATGTTATTTTGGAGAAtgcagaaatttttttaaatctcaattcACAAATATGTAAGATTTAAAAGCTGAACAAAATATCTCTTCATTCAATAGCCTGAATTCTTATGGAAATGAACATACAAAACTGTATTGTTGAGCTTAGGTGTTAGTTACAGAGAATCTATAGCTAACTATAACATTCTTGGAGTGTAAGCTATtgcagtggtaaaaaaaaaaaaaaaaaagtctgcctgTGGTATAAAGGCATTTAAACTTTTTGGCCATTTACAGGATATTTAAtatacttcctttctttctctttcttacagGGCATCTCCTGATCCCCAGATAACACCGATGGAGAACAGGACAGAAGTGACAGAGTTCATCCTCCTAGGACTAACCAATGCCCCAGAGCTGCAAGTCCCCCTGTCTACCATGTTCATTCTCATCTACCTCATTAATGTGGCTGGAAACCTGGGGATGCTTGTGCTGATTCTCATGGACTCTCGGCTCCACACTCCCATGTACTTTTTCCTTGGTAACTTGTCTCTGGTGGACATCTGTTACTCCTCAGCCGTCACTCCCACAGCTGTGGCTGGGCTCCTTACAGGAAACCAAGTCATTTCCTACAATGCTTGTGCTGCTCAGATGTTCTTATTTGCAGCCTTTGCCACTGCAGAAAATTTCCTGTTGGCCTCCATGGCCTATGATCGCTATGCAGCGGTGTGCAAGCCCCTCCACTATGCCACCACCATGACGACGACTGTGTGCGCGTCTCTAACCATAGCTTGCTATGCTGGTGGCTTTTTGAACGCCTCCATCCATACTGGGGACACTTTCAGCCTCACCTTCTGTGAGTCCAATGTGGTCCATCACTTTTTCTGTGATGTTCCAGCAGTCATGATCCTCTCCTGCTCTGACAGATATGTGAGTGAGATGGTTCTTGTTTATGCAGCAAGCTTTGTTATCTGTTTTGCCCTTGTTGTTATCTTGATATCCTATATGTTCATCTTCATGACCATCTTAAAGATGCGTTCATCTGCAGGATACCAGAAGGCTATGTCCACCTGTGTGTCTCACTTCACTGCAGTCTCCATTTTCTATGGGACATTAATTTTCATGTACCTACAGCCAAGCTCCAGTCATTCCATGGACACAGACAAAATTGTATCTGTGTTCTATACTATGGTTATCCCCATGCTGAACCCTGTGGTTTATAGCCTGAGAAACAAAGAAGTGAAAAATGCATTCAAAAAGGTTGTAGAGAAGACAAAATATTCtttaggattttgagttcaaTGTTGTAGGATggacatttacatgggtgctggtttCATTCCTCTAGGATTGTCTCTACATATCTAGTGACATTTTAAGGCCCAAACTAATGTTAAATTCTGGAATAAATACCCTTCTCCAGATGTTTGGTTTTTAGAGAAAGGAAACAATGATGAAAAAAAGGAATACTTGAATTAGAGTTGTTAAAAGGAAGTACAAAATGGCTTTGGTTATGTTTTTCAAGACATTCATCAAGCAAACTcaatttattcacttttttacATGCATTTTTCTATCACATGCCACTActaatatacatgcaaaaaaaagcaggtttgggactaggaagatggctcagtagtttaaaGTGCTTCTCCCAAAGCCTTCCTACCTGACTTTGACCcaccccagaacacacataagtaGAGCCAGATACAAAGGGGCTCATCAACTTGTGATCCCACTGTGCCTAaaacaatgggaggtggagtaaGATCTGAAGTTCATGGGCCATTTAGGCCAGTGTTCTTTTACAGCAgcaagataccctgtctcaaaggagattcaagaagaggacacacacacaccatggcatacacacatgtgagctcatgcacaaacacacatacagatttataaatatttatggataaataaatgattttaaaatatataaagttaaCAGCCCGAGATAAGTGCCTATATATGATTGGTGTGAACACAAACAAACGGAAGTAGAAAATTATCCAGAGGTAAATGAAACAGTACTAATGTTGaattaaaataagttaaataaataactagagtATTAGAATATCAATTCATGACGATTAGGTTTTCTTTAGTCAAATAACTTCTAAATGATATAGTATTAGATACATATTCTCAGATTCTTGGTGTATGTTATTGAGAGATATAGAGGTAAAGTATCATAAATGAATTAAGTTTTCTATCTTGATCAAGTCAttttatagaaattttattttttgacactgTGCATTTCAAAAGAATAAGCAGGCAGAGTATCATAAAAGGcatggaaataaaaacattttaatttattaataaatgACTGCCAATATTCAATTATATTAAAAGTGTCTGATATTTGATAatgttctgtttctctctgtgatgGCTAATGTTGCTCATTCACTATTAATTTGGCCACAGCCTGTCTTGTTACTCCCACAGTCTTTCATCTTACTTCATTTGCACTGACCTCCTTAGTGTTTCCTCACAACTCCAATATGCCTCCATATCCAGGCACTTGGGCTCCCTGTTGCCTCTGTGTGGAAATTTCCTTCACTACAGCCAGAAGCAGATGTTTACACAAATGTTAACTGATCAAGAAAACTTTCCCTGGCCACCTTGTTAAATAGTCGCTTTCCCTTTAGCGGTATTCACCTTGCCCTTCAATCTGCCCTATTCTTCACAGTGCTTACCAGCACCCCATAGAAACAGCggctctttctgttttgtttacaCGATCCTGCTGTGTATG carries:
- the LOC101617068 gene encoding olfactory receptor 5B3-like, whose product is MENRTEVTEFILLGLTNAPELQVPLSTMFILIYLINVAGNLGMLVLILMDSRLHTPMYFFLGNLSLVDICYSSAVTPTAVAGLLTGNQVISYNACAAQMFLFAAFATAENFLLASMAYDRYAAVCKPLHYATTMTTTVCASLTIACYAGGFLNASIHTGDTFSLTFCESNVVHHFFCDVPAVMILSCSDRYVSEMVLVYAASFVICFALVVILISYMFIFMTILKMRSSAGYQKAMSTCVSHFTAVSIFYGTLIFMYLQPSSSHSMDTDKIVSVFYTMVIPMLNPVVYSLRNKEVKNAFKKVVEKTKYSLGF